In Erinaceus europaeus chromosome 10, mEriEur2.1, whole genome shotgun sequence, one DNA window encodes the following:
- the TMEM200C gene encoding transmembrane protein 200C, with protein MIATGGLLRISARKQDPLRPPTQVPKRKRKAKKRRKNDVVVVKGRLKLCSISGLIALCGILVLLVGIALAVVGYWPKANGTHREGAKPQPPASSGPRTPPSTDGSGGGSQNRSGLSPGSPASSNSSAPGPARSAPPARASAPSSASPTSVGFLFRVFSGYLHSDKLKVLGPLIMGIGIFLFICANAVLHENRDKKTKVINLRDLYSTVIDVHSLRAKDLAAAASASSAPAPSGAAPINGFLGYVQPRGLELQPGGAGDAFGAAAFLTKGSWPHPAAPGGSGCAQVPGSPPSPSPSPSPSPRGPGEPPSLAEAVYSIYRERSGRRRTSTAASAGSPNPAPGSPSASWRRPGPASSLVGSSLSAVALLPLQGDRDGDAEGSGQRPPGATPRPGERDPDPDPGPGAPGAPGDMEAAEGAGRARSARGQGGRLPRTAWHGAPRRRSAPGLPDRPAPCSPPPSPCSADLSAASLLGASASPEHPQRLEDAPPARRDSPGSGSEEPAGGSEGYTPLRETGTSSESLVGADAGSSPDWEAASPAGAAEHGPPERPSGAPAQAESPRSVQKQFTNREKLLMISRSPALALGVEDRELESTGI; from the coding sequence ATGATCGCCACGGGCGGCCTGCTGAGGATTTCCGCCAGGAAGCAGGATCCTCTCCGCCCCCCCACCCAGGTCCCCAAGCGCAAGCGGAAAGCCAAGAAGAGGCGCAAGAACGACGTGGTGGTGGTGAAAGGCAGGCTGAAGCTGTGCTCCATCTCCGGGCTCATCGCCCTCTGCGGGATCCTGGTGCTGCTGGTGGGCATAGCCCTGGCGGTGGTGGGCTACTGGCCCAAGGCCAACGGGACCCACCGAGAGGGAGCCAAGCCACAGCCGCCCGCCAGCAGCGGCCCCCGGACACCCCCCTCGACGGACGGCAGCGGCGGAGGCAGCCAGAACCGGTCCGGGCTCTCCCCGGGGTCTCCGGCGAGCAGCAACTCCAGTgcccccggcccggcccgcaGCGCGCCCCCCGCGCGCGCCTCCGCCCCGTCTTCCGCCTCCCCCACGTCGGTGGGCTTCTTGTTCCGCGTCTTCTCGGGCTACCTGCACTCTGACAAGCTCAAAGTCCTGGGGCCGCTCATCATGGGCATCGGCATCTTCCTTTTTATCTGTGCCAACGCCGTGCTCCACGAGAACCGGGATAAGAAGACCAAGGTCATCAACCTGCGAGACCTGTACTCCACCGTCATCGACGTGCACAGCCTCCGCGCCAAGGACCTGGCGGCCGCCGCCTCCGCCTCCTCGGCCCCGGCGCCCTCGGGGGCCGCCCCCATCAATGGCTTCCTGGGCTACGTGCAGCCCCGGGGCCTGGAGCTGCAGCCGGGCGGCGCGGGGGACGCCTTCGGGGCGGCCGCCTTCCTGACCAAGGGCTCCTGGCCTCACCCCGCGGCGCCGGGCGGGAGCGGCTGCGCCCAGGTGCCCGGGTcccccccgtccccgtccccgtccccgtccccgtccccgcgcGGCCCGGGGGAGCCGCCCAGCCTGGCCGAGGCCGTGTACAGCATCTACCGGGAGCGCTCGGGCCGTCGCCGGACCTCCACGGCGGCCTCCGCGGGCAGCCCCAACCCGGCGCCCGGCAGCCCGTCGGCGAGCTGGAGACGGCCGGGCCCCGCCAGCTCGCTCGTGGGCTCGTCGCTGAGCGCCGTGGCTCTGCTGCCCCTGCAAGGGGACCGCGACGGGGACGCGGAGGGCAGCGGGCAGAGGCCTCCGGGGGCGACCCCGCGGCCCGGGGAGCGCGACCCGGACCCCGACCCCGGCCCTGGCGCGCCAGGCGCACCCGGAGATATGGAGGCGGCCGAGGGCGCGGGCCGTGCGCGCAGCGCCAGGGGGCAGGGTGGCCGTCTGCCCAGGACCGCCTGGCACGGGGCCCCGAGACGCCGCAGCGCCCCTGGGCTCCCCGATCGCCCCGCGCCGTGCTCGCCGCCGCCCTCCCCCTGCAGCGCGGACCTGAGCGCCGCCAGTCTGCTGGGCGCCTCGGCCTCCCCGGAGCATCCCCAGAGGCTGGAGGACGCGCCCCCAGCCAGGAGGGACTCGCCGGGCTCCGGGTCCGAGGAACCCGCGGGCGGCAGTGAGGGCTACACCCCCCTGAGAGAGACGGGCACCTCCTCCGAGTCGCTGGTGGGCGCGGACGCGGGTTCAAGCCCGGACTGGGAGGCGGCCTCCCCCGCGGGTGCTGCGGAGCACGGTCCCCCCGAGCGGCCCAGCGGAGCACCAGCCCAGGCGGAGTCGCCCCGGTCTGTGCAGAAGCAGTttacaaacagagagaaactccTCATGATTTCCAGGTCTCCTGCCTTGGCCTTGGGGGTGGAGGACAGGGAGCTGGAGAGCACAGGcatttag